CCCGCTGATGCGGCCTCCTCCGCTGCCTTGCTGGCGTAGGTcttgccgctgccgccggcaGCCGCCGAGACCTCCTCCATGCCGGAACTCTGCATAGGCTTTCGGCCGTCCAGCAGCGTCTATCTCCCTAGCTCATCGGCCATTGCATCCATCATCGCCTTATAAAGCCCCGGCTGCAACCCTAGGTGCTGTCCGTGTTGGGTCCCTTCTCCACGTCAGACTCCGCATCCGACACGTCAGCTCCTCGTCTACCACGGTAAACACCGAGCAAGGTGGCAACCAATTTGGGCCAATTGGGACAGACCAATCCGGTTAGATGGAGTGATTCAGAGAAGGATCAACTGAAACCTGTATATAGCTGCACTAATATACTGTCCGTAGCAATTGttttaatatttttttaaatCCAGTTACCTTAACTATTATTAGAGCTCTGGAGTCTGGAACAGCcaagctattcaaaataatctTTTTGTTCAGTAATTCTTGGAACAGTAGAAACTATTATTAGAGCTCTGGAGTCTGGAGTATGAAACAGCATGATTCTAGACTGAGATGAGATCCCAGGATCATCCTTTCTTGCATGATGTATTGATATGATACAACAAACATATATGATCAAAACTGTCTCTAATCAATCGATTTTATATACGCTTGAGCTCATGTACAATCAAATTGGTGACTTTTGTATCATCAGAAGTATTTATGAGCTAAGAATGTTCAGAACAGCAACCCTGCTTTGAATCAACCTCCTGAAAAGAAACTCAACCCCATCTTCAAGATCTCCTATGCTGCGTTCAAGCGCCTGCAATTGCCGCTCCTCACAAAAAACCTTCGTTTTCTGGAACTTCATGGAGACGAGAGACCATTTGCTGGCAATGGGGCTGCCAATTTGCTTCGGCAAGAGCAACGATGTGGATTCAAGCAGAGACACGGCTGTCTCTCTGCCTTCAGCCAGCAGCTTGACCAGTCTGCAACTGCAACCTTCAGCGGTAGCTTTGCTGGTCGTCTTCTTCACAGGCTTCTGTGCCTTCTTCGCCAGACGAACAAACGACTCGATCTTAAGCTGAGCTGCCGCATTGTCTCTCCTCTTGAGAACCAGACGCAGCTCCTGGACACTTGTCTTCAGCTCTGCCAAGCTCTCTTGCGTGGCGTTGCAGAGATCAATCAGCACAAGGGACTTCTCCAGTTCTTCCTCCACCATCTTCCTTTGACGGGTCAAGGCTTGGCTGCTGGGCAAGCACATCATCTCCTCTATGCATCCGTAGACATCGCCAAGCCTCCTCAAGCCATCGCACGCTGTGCCAATGGTTGCGGAAGGTGAAGAGATGTGCGCTTTCAGGATCTGCAGCTCCAACTGCACATTGAGTTCAGTGGAGTAAGGAAAAGAAGGCAAACTCGTGGACCTTTGATGGCAAGCCATATCTGTAGGCTTTAGTGGATGGTGTGATGTGGTACTTCTGTTTTCTGTATGGAATGGAAGAGAAAGGAGGCTCTGTTTTGTTTGTGCTCAGCCCTTGTGATGCACTCTATTTATAGTCAGGAAGTGTGATGCATGTGGCAAGTCGCCCCAGCCACCATCTCCCCTCTATTCTCAAATCTCAATAATGGAGAAACCCCAACGCTGCAGCATAATCATCGGTTCAGTTCAGTGCAGCAAACACCAATAACTGACCCTAACAGCATGTGTTGTCTCAAGCAATTGGTTGCAAGTCATATGCACGAGCAGGTATACCGAAGATCCAGGTTGGCAAGCCAAAAACGGAAGTAAATGAAAGCTGACATGTAAAAGATATGTATTTGTTGAGTGACCAGCTGATTTCACCTTCAAACAGCTGTTATTTGATCCTCAACTACTGACAGTTGCACCTGCATCTCAATCCTTATGAGGTAGTACCGGCATCCATCTGTTATCTGCAACACCATAAACTTCCTATGCATTACAACTACTTATAGATTAGGAACAAGTAATTGGACATTAGTTGACAAGCATTCGCACGAGTGCTTAACTGAAATACAGATCAGCCAATCTCAAGCAGAAGCAAACGAAAGCCAATTATGTAACTGTctaaactgatatatcagttggAAGATTAGTTGACCTCACCTTCCAACAATCAACTAGTACCAGTTTTTTTTCAGTATCCTATAGTTGCACCTTCTCTCAACCCTCGTGCAACATTTGTTGGCATGTTCCTGTTATCTGCAAcacaaaccaccacacatgcGTTGCAGTTCTTAACAACTGTCTTGGCCTTTTCTTTTAATATACGAGCTCAGTGGATGGATACATTTTCAGTCTGAAATAAAATTAGAGCATACATGTCTTGCAGAAACTATTCAAAATGCTCTTTTTTTCTTGTGAAATAAGAGAATAAGTTCACAAGTTCATGGATCTTAACATGGGACAAGGAAGGTCATGGATCAATAAAAGCACATGTTCAAGGTGATAAATTTAGGTGATAAATTTCCAGCTTCTCGCTTAATACTTCGCGATAAGACAAAAATTATTAATACTTAAACATTGCCAATTCATCGTTCTAGGTACAGAACGAGTTCGATTCCTGAGGGAAACATTTTGAACAAATTGACAAGCTGTTAGCAACAGGTGAAGATGACTAAGCCTCCATAAAAGATTTCAATGCTCAACCTCCATAAACGTGTTCAACACTCATATTTCTGGCAAGTTTCATCTGCCAGAGACAAGATCCATCACAAAGGGATCGGTAGAGTTGATTATGATCTGAACCAAATAAAATATTAGGGACTGTGGCGCACTGTCTCTACTGCAAAGATCCGAACTGTTGATAGCATTTGATTAAGTGACTTAACTATGTCTATTTCTTGTATATACAATAATTATGCATGTGCATACTCGTCAGGCTAATTATGAGCTACAATGTGCTACCACATGGCCTCGAGCTGGCTTGTTCATCATCCTCAGTTGCGACATGAAAACCCGATGCCTTGATCACAATTTTTGGCTGCTGGAGGTAACATGACCATTTCAAAGTTCAAACCAAGTAGTGATTGGCTGTGTAAACATACA
Above is a genomic segment from Panicum hallii strain FIL2 chromosome 8, PHallii_v3.1, whole genome shotgun sequence containing:
- the LOC112901949 gene encoding uncharacterized protein LOC112901949, which codes for MACHQRSTSLPSFPYSTELNVQLELQILKAHISSPSATIGTACDGLRRLGDVYGCIEEMMCLPSSQALTRQRKMVEEELEKSLVLIDLCNATQESLAELKTSVQELRLVLKRRDNAAAQLKIESFVRLAKKAQKPVKKTTSKATAEGCSCRLVKLLAEGRETAVSLLESTSLLLPKQIGSPIASKWSLVSMKFQKTKVFCEERQLQALERSIGDLEDGVEFLFRRLIQSRVAVLNILSS